In Gossypium arboreum isolate Shixiya-1 chromosome 6, ASM2569848v2, whole genome shotgun sequence, the following are encoded in one genomic region:
- the LOC108487818 gene encoding receptor-like protein 15, with the protein MKLSKELEGLQNLEELDFSYNDLHDFVASKESLRKLKVAYLEGVFHNETTSLLQVVEAFSSAKTLFLNNNYLTKITSSQELNLSCNVEEISMVDSHLAHNILQSIGQLTSLKSLILSNGSLTGPLPPKGCCGLWKLEELDLSGNALEGSIPSCFYNLTSLGLLDISSNLSDPSFEPQILNPEFQLKLLSMSNCRAKGLPNFLHYRTDLRYLDLSHNNLGGQNPSWLLQNNTRLQQFLMEGNSFKGHLQLPKHANVNMFQVDISGNKMQGQIPMNIGSMFPHLQILNLSRNVFEGTLEELAKSGSLLTLRLSSNNLSGKIPPTMFTLDKLRQLYLDGNNFDGEMPLIDISTLSFPALSDIDLSDNHLSVELPKWIWNVPNFEALDFSNNNFYGHFPLEFCNLSLLRFLDLSQNNFSGSVPSCISSLAIEHLHLSRNRLSGPLPHALYISSLVALDLGQNNLTGKIPIGLPIFRL; encoded by the exons ATGAAACTCTCCAAAGAACTAGAAGGTTTGCAGAATTTAGAGGAATTGGATTTCAGCTATAATGATTTGCACGATTTCGTGGCTTCTAAAG AAAGTTTGAGAAAGTTAAAGGTTGCTTATTTGGAAGGGGTTTTTCACAATGAAACTACATCGCTATTACAAGTGGTGGAGGCTTTCTCATCAGCTAAGACCCTGTTTTTGAACAATAATTACTTAACCAAGATTACTTCCTCTCAAG AGTTGAATTTATCCTGCAATGTAGAAGAAATATCCATGGTCGATTCTCATCTCGCCCATAATATTCTTCAAAGCATTGGACAATTGACTTCTCTTAAAAGCTTGATTTTGTCAAACGGTTCACTGACCGGCCCCTTACCTCCTAAAG GTTGCTGTGGTTTATGGAAGCTGGAAGAGTTAGATCTTAGTGGAAATGCACTTGAGGGATCAATTCCTTCATGTTTCTATAACTTGACTTCTCTTGGTCTACTGGATATTTCAAGCAATC TGAGTGATCCTAGCTTTGAGCCTCAGATCCTAAACCCAGAGTTTCAACTAAAACTCTTGAGTATGTCAAACTGTAGAGCAAAGGGTCTTCCCAACTTCCTCCATTACCGAACTGACTTGAGATATCTTGACCTTTCACATAACAACTTGGGTGGACAAAATCCATCTTGGTTATTGCAGAACAATACAAGGTTACAACAGTTTCTCATGGAAGGTAATTCCTTCAAGGGTCATCTACAGTTACCAAAACATGCTAATGTTAACATGTTTCAAGTTGATATATCTGGGAATAAAATGCAAGGCCAAATTCCAATGAACATAGGCTCCATGTTTCCGCATCTACAGATCTTAAACTTGTCTAGGAATGTCTTTGAAG GAACACTGGAAGAATTAGCTAAGAGTGGCTCATTGTTGACTCTCAGACTTTCAAGTAATAACTTGAGTGGGAAAATACCACCTACAATGTTTACCTTAGATAAACTGCGACAGTTATATTTGGATGGCAATAACTTTGATGGAGAGATGCCACTGATAGATATCTCAACCCTTAGTTTTCCTGCTCTTAGTGATATAGATTTAAGTGATAACCATTTGTCTGTTGAGCTCCCAAAATGGATATGGAATGTGCCTAACTTTGAGGCATTGGATTTTTCCAACAATAATTTTTATGGTCACTTTCCTCTTGAATTCTGCAATTTGAGTTTGCTTAGATTTTTAGACCTTTCTCAGAACAATTTTTCTGGTTCTGTTCCATCGTGCATCAGTTCACTAGCCATAGAGCATCTTCACCTGAGCAGAAATAGACTAAGTGGTCCGCTGCCGCATGCGCTTTACATCTCTTCGTTGGTGGCATTAGATCTTGGCCAAAACAACTTGACTGGGAAAATTCCAATTGGGTTGCCAATCTTTCGGCTTTGA